From Denitrovibrio acetiphilus DSM 12809, the proteins below share one genomic window:
- a CDS encoding (2Fe-2S)-binding protein, which translates to MQFKTYINGREVTLDCDAGEQLSTVLRRHGYLGLKEGCDTGSCGLCTIWMNERPVLSCCVPAPRAEGSELTTIEGVQKEAEEFAKYMVAEGAEQCGFCSPGFTMTVLAMKRELADPTEEDVKHYLSGNLCRCTGYMGQTRAVMKYLEACKCDI; encoded by the coding sequence ATGCAGTTTAAAACCTATATAAACGGCAGGGAAGTTACTCTCGACTGTGACGCAGGGGAACAGCTTTCAACTGTACTGCGCAGACACGGATACCTCGGGCTAAAGGAAGGTTGCGACACAGGCTCCTGCGGTCTTTGTACGATATGGATGAATGAACGCCCTGTGCTCTCATGCTGTGTCCCTGCTCCCAGAGCAGAAGGTTCTGAGCTCACAACCATAGAGGGTGTTCAGAAAGAGGCAGAGGAATTTGCAAAATATATGGTTGCAGAGGGTGCAGAACAGTGCGGATTCTGCTCACCGGGATTTACAATGACAGTTCTCGCCATGAAACGTGAGCTGGCAGACCCCACAGAAGAAGATGTTAAACACTACCTGTCCGGAAACCTTTGCAGATGCACTGGTTATATGGGGCAGACAAGAGCTGTCATGAAATATCTGGAGGCTTGCAAATGCGATATATAG
- the yqeB gene encoding selenium-dependent molybdenum cofactor biosynthesis protein YqeB, which produces MQKTSCKNMIILRGGGDLATGIAVRLFNSGFQVTILETAKPTFIRRTVSLGMAVYNGEAVVEEIRAELHNKFTAAEDHIPVIVDPDMKALDIISPLALVDAIIAKKNTGLSKGLADIVIALGPGFTAGTDCHAAIETMRGHNLGRVLYVGKTAEDTGTPGVIKGIGKERVIHAPCSGKLRIIRDISEIVQKDETIALIDNTPVKATIEGIVRGMIMDGHPVHQGMKIADIDPRQDELENCYTVSDKARSLGGSVLEAVLHLRNGNDN; this is translated from the coding sequence ATGCAAAAAACATCCTGTAAAAATATGATAATTCTCCGCGGAGGGGGCGATCTCGCAACTGGTATCGCTGTACGTCTCTTCAACAGTGGATTTCAGGTGACAATACTGGAAACAGCAAAGCCTACATTCATAAGGCGCACAGTTTCCCTCGGCATGGCAGTATATAATGGCGAAGCTGTCGTTGAAGAGATCCGAGCAGAACTGCATAACAAATTCACCGCTGCGGAAGACCATATCCCGGTTATCGTTGATCCGGATATGAAAGCGCTGGATATAATTTCACCCTTGGCACTGGTAGATGCGATAATTGCAAAAAAAAATACAGGACTTTCAAAAGGACTTGCTGATATCGTAATAGCATTGGGCCCCGGCTTCACAGCAGGGACAGACTGTCATGCAGCAATAGAAACTATGCGTGGTCACAACCTCGGCAGAGTTCTCTATGTTGGGAAAACTGCTGAGGATACAGGCACCCCCGGCGTCATAAAAGGCATAGGTAAAGAACGTGTCATACATGCTCCGTGCTCAGGAAAACTCAGAATCATAAGAGACATCTCCGAAATCGTTCAAAAAGATGAAACCATTGCATTAATAGACAATACCCCTGTTAAAGCGACAATAGAAGGAATAGTCAGGGGGATGATAATGGATGGACACCCTGTGCATCAGGGGATGAAAATTGCAGACATAGACCCAAGGCAGGATGAACTTGAAAACTGCTATACTGTCTCAGACAAAGCAAGGTCTCTTGGCGGAAGCGTCCTTGAGGCTGTACTTCACTTAAGGAATGGCAATGACAACTGA
- a CDS encoding nucleotidyltransferase family protein yields MKISAVIMAAGNSLRMGENKLLLNINGRELIRHFLNNFPSELFAQTVAVFAHEKVGQIAEVYGLTTIRNTSGGKKNTTIKLGTEACRSYDGLMFFTADQPFTERSTVNKLISVYDGKSIIIPICNGKRRNPVLFPPCTYDELATLKGDRGGRDVIDKNCYLCKEICFDNESQFMDIDTPEDVKYAKNIL; encoded by the coding sequence TTGAAAATATCTGCTGTAATTATGGCTGCCGGAAACTCACTGCGAATGGGCGAAAATAAACTTCTCCTGAACATAAACGGACGAGAACTGATAAGACATTTTCTGAATAACTTCCCATCCGAGCTTTTTGCGCAAACGGTTGCAGTATTTGCTCACGAAAAGGTCGGACAAATTGCAGAGGTGTATGGATTGACAACTATACGCAACACTTCCGGCGGAAAGAAAAACACTACAATAAAGCTCGGCACAGAAGCGTGCAGGAGTTATGACGGGTTGATGTTCTTTACTGCTGACCAGCCATTCACCGAACGCAGCACAGTTAATAAGCTGATCAGCGTATATGATGGTAAAAGTATAATCATCCCTATCTGCAACGGGAAGAGAAGAAATCCCGTACTTTTCCCCCCATGTACATACGATGAGCTCGCAACCCTTAAAGGTGACAGGGGCGGACGTGACGTTATAGACAAAAACTGTTATCTCTGCAAAGAGATATGCTTTGACAATGAGTCTCAGTTCATGGACATAGATACACCGGAGGATGTTAAATATGCAAAAAACATCCTGTAA
- a CDS encoding PAS domain S-box protein, with amino-acid sequence MINKLSTKNKTLLFVTCMLIAFSVILIGIVYIDQKKKLEALEFNYYDNVKTIFSKLLERHQNFYKSRSKANISSFGVKQALAERDREKLYSLIAGRWHTLRSENPYLNIMNFHTPDGKCFLRMQRPDRYGDNSSDINSMIKRVHTEQKTISGFEAGKYSLSYRTVTPIFYNNQYIGALEIGSRPDIFLNDMNYMNGLRGALFVRKNLLNLYRENSGFEIGQFVLQYKTSNNRILLNNLKKRHYNFPAYLHMHTGGETIDIYSFDIHDLNSNVAAKAIFFHNITKAEMDFRNTLEKLGIILASLMTVILLIINFGFKKIIAALDNSNRKLRDNKKFLQLILDNTAHAVIATKKDGRITLFNRKAEQMLGYKKSDIVGISTPLIFHKPNESILSKNSNTFCDSSPAQIFETMITNILNEGAAGNEQTFMTKDGHEFPVSLHITKLEDDDGTLTGFIGIAEDISRKKLLENSLLQQKNELEAVFNTSMDGIAIMDLDTNFIFFNRTYEKLTGYSRKELFNLTCMKITAKENIQKSSKVLSHLTKHGHLDNFEKIYIKKNGEKVIVNMSFVMMPDRKRFLVTAKDITTVKQSEKQLKDHMELIDKHIISCTTDNEGRYTGVSDAFCRISGYTADELIGKSHRILRHSDINEYEMDTVLNQINSGGEWRGEIKNLSKNGRTYWVQSSVAPMFNSQGSISGYTSIAQDITDKKIIEQISITDGLTGIFNRRHFNDIYPKFINYAKRHNELTNFIILDLDNFKQYNDTYGHQKGDETLRKVAKCIAGTMQRADDTCFRLGGEEFGILYKTAGAKHAENIAERIRSNVEALAIPHETSDTSNVVTISIGLLSKYAGDIHCTNELYAQADKLLYRAKANGRNRVEHSAP; translated from the coding sequence ATGATCAATAAATTAAGTACAAAAAATAAAACCCTGCTTTTTGTAACCTGCATGCTCATTGCTTTTTCTGTGATATTGATAGGTATCGTATATATCGACCAAAAGAAGAAACTTGAAGCTTTAGAGTTCAACTATTACGATAATGTCAAAACAATCTTTTCAAAGCTTCTGGAACGCCACCAGAATTTTTACAAAAGCAGGTCAAAAGCTAATATCAGCTCATTTGGTGTCAAACAAGCACTTGCAGAAAGGGATAGAGAAAAACTATACAGTCTGATTGCAGGGCGCTGGCATACCCTCAGAAGCGAAAACCCGTATCTGAACATTATGAATTTCCATACTCCTGACGGTAAATGCTTTCTCCGTATGCAGCGTCCGGACAGATACGGTGACAATTCATCTGACATAAACTCCATGATAAAACGGGTTCATACTGAACAAAAGACAATATCCGGCTTTGAAGCAGGCAAATACTCCCTTTCATACCGAACAGTCACACCGATTTTTTATAATAATCAATATATAGGAGCGCTTGAGATAGGGTCACGTCCTGATATCTTTTTGAATGACATGAACTATATGAACGGACTCAGAGGCGCACTTTTTGTCAGAAAAAATCTACTGAATCTATACAGGGAAAATTCAGGTTTTGAGATTGGTCAGTTTGTTCTTCAGTACAAAACATCAAACAACCGTATTCTGCTGAATAACTTAAAAAAGAGACACTACAACTTCCCTGCATATCTGCATATGCATACCGGAGGAGAGACAATTGATATTTACTCCTTTGACATACATGATCTAAACAGCAATGTCGCCGCAAAAGCCATCTTTTTTCATAATATCACCAAAGCCGAAATGGATTTCCGAAACACTCTTGAAAAGCTGGGGATTATCCTTGCTTCCCTCATGACAGTAATACTGCTTATCATCAATTTCGGATTTAAGAAGATCATTGCGGCACTGGATAACTCCAACAGAAAACTCCGTGATAACAAAAAGTTCCTTCAGCTCATTCTCGACAATACAGCCCATGCGGTCATTGCAACAAAAAAAGATGGAAGAATCACGCTGTTCAATAGAAAAGCTGAGCAAATGCTTGGATATAAAAAGAGTGATATTGTGGGAATCAGTACACCATTGATATTTCACAAGCCCAATGAAAGCATACTCAGCAAAAACTCAAATACCTTTTGTGACAGCAGCCCTGCACAAATCTTTGAAACCATGATAACCAACATATTAAACGAGGGCGCAGCCGGCAATGAGCAAACCTTCATGACAAAAGACGGTCATGAATTCCCTGTCAGTCTGCATATAACAAAACTTGAAGATGATGACGGCACTCTTACAGGGTTCATTGGCATAGCAGAGGATATAAGCAGAAAAAAACTGCTGGAAAACTCATTATTACAGCAGAAAAACGAGCTTGAAGCTGTCTTCAACACATCTATGGACGGAATTGCCATCATGGATCTGGATACTAATTTCATTTTCTTTAACAGGACATATGAAAAACTTACAGGTTACTCCAGAAAAGAGCTTTTTAACCTGACCTGTATGAAAATAACGGCAAAAGAAAATATACAGAAATCATCAAAAGTGCTGAGTCATCTGACTAAACACGGACACCTTGATAACTTTGAAAAAATATATATCAAAAAGAACGGTGAAAAGGTCATAGTCAACATGTCTTTTGTTATGATGCCGGACAGGAAAAGATTTCTTGTCACCGCAAAAGATATTACAACAGTAAAACAGTCAGAAAAACAGCTCAAAGACCATATGGAGCTGATAGATAAGCATATAATCTCCTGTACAACAGATAATGAAGGCAGGTATACCGGTGTTTCTGATGCATTTTGCAGAATTTCAGGCTACACAGCTGATGAGCTCATCGGTAAAAGCCACAGGATACTCAGACATAGCGATATAAATGAGTACGAAATGGATACAGTTTTAAACCAGATAAACTCAGGAGGCGAATGGCGCGGAGAGATAAAAAACCTGAGTAAAAACGGCAGAACATACTGGGTTCAGTCAAGCGTTGCCCCAATGTTTAACAGTCAGGGCAGTATCAGCGGATACACTTCGATCGCGCAGGACATCACTGATAAGAAGATCATTGAACAGATATCTATCACTGACGGATTGACGGGGATTTTTAACCGCAGGCACTTCAACGACATATATCCCAAATTCATCAACTACGCCAAAAGGCATAACGAACTGACTAATTTTATAATCCTTGATCTGGATAACTTTAAGCAATACAACGACACATATGGACACCAGAAAGGGGATGAAACACTCCGCAAGGTCGCAAAGTGCATCGCAGGAACAATGCAGAGAGCTGACGACACATGTTTCAGGCTTGGCGGCGAAGAGTTCGGTATCCTCTACAAAACAGCAGGGGCAAAACATGCCGAGAACATTGCAGAAAGGATCAGATCGAATGTCGAAGCACTTGCAATACCTCATGAAACCTCTGACACAAGCAATGTTGTAACAATATCGATAGGTCTGCTGTCGAAATATGCCGGAGACATTCACTGCACAAACGAACTGTATGCACAGGCAGACAAACTGCTTTACCGTGCAAAAGCAAACGGTAGAAACAGAGTAGAACACTCTGCCCCATGA
- a CDS encoding XdhC family protein, with protein MTTEAEIFEKISKALQNNISAALVTVLNHAGSAPGKEGSIMAVFHNGETAGTIGGGSLEHSATQKALECISGNENAELSYSLTEDGMMCGGDVRIYIKVFSPALRLIICGGGHIGQKLYELGVLLGFAVTIVDDREEFADKGSFPKASSVLSGDIYKILSEMNIDSNCYIALATRSHATDQQALKAVVDRGAGYVGMIGSRKKTDTIMKNLLSEGVPQKDLDSVYAPMGLDIASVRPEEIALSIISEIMLVKNKGSLRHMKAR; from the coding sequence ATGACAACTGAAGCTGAAATTTTTGAAAAGATATCTAAAGCATTACAAAACAATATCTCCGCAGCACTTGTAACTGTACTGAACCATGCAGGTTCCGCCCCCGGAAAGGAAGGCTCGATAATGGCAGTATTCCATAACGGCGAAACAGCAGGGACAATCGGAGGGGGTAGTCTGGAGCATTCAGCTACCCAAAAAGCTCTTGAGTGCATATCCGGCAATGAAAACGCAGAGCTCAGTTACAGCCTGACCGAAGACGGCATGATGTGCGGAGGGGACGTCCGTATCTATATAAAAGTATTCTCACCGGCACTCAGGCTCATCATATGCGGCGGCGGACACATCGGTCAGAAGCTTTACGAACTGGGTGTTCTGCTGGGTTTTGCGGTGACAATAGTAGATGACAGAGAAGAATTCGCAGACAAAGGGAGTTTCCCTAAAGCTTCTTCTGTTTTATCAGGTGACATTTATAAAATATTGTCAGAGATGAACATAGACAGTAACTGCTATATAGCCCTTGCCACACGCTCACACGCAACAGACCAGCAGGCTCTTAAAGCCGTTGTAGACAGAGGGGCAGGCTATGTCGGCATGATAGGCAGCCGTAAAAAAACCGACACAATAATGAAAAACTTACTGTCAGAGGGTGTCCCTCAGAAAGATCTGGACAGTGTGTATGCTCCCATGGGGCTTGACATAGCATCAGTAAGACCGGAAGAGATCGCTCTCAGCATAATCAGCGAAATCATGCTTGTGAAAAATAAAGGCAGCCTGCGCCACATGAAAGCCAGATAA
- a CDS encoding FAD binding domain-containing protein produces the protein MMNIDRYVRVSSLYEASDILRKDKAACILGGCGYLRLGRKKISTAIDLSLLSLSYITETPTTIEIGAMTPLRDIETSSLIERTYGSALRKSTEGIVGVQLRNVVTLGGTVAGRYPFSDILPVLMALETNIHFAESGKISLEKYMTEKAIRDVVEKISIPKNGQKAGFASMRHSETDYAILNAAVGIKNGDYKIFVGARPQKAVRAPEAEDVLNSGRSFEDTGRAAAAELIFGDNTRGSADYRKAICKAIVQRAGEEAINAV, from the coding sequence ATGATGAACATCGACAGGTATGTCAGAGTTTCTTCACTGTATGAGGCCTCCGATATACTCAGAAAAGACAAGGCGGCATGTATTCTCGGCGGATGCGGATATTTGCGTTTAGGCAGAAAAAAGATTTCCACAGCCATAGACCTATCACTCTTAAGCCTATCCTACATAACTGAAACACCCACCACCATAGAAATTGGAGCAATGACACCCCTTCGTGACATTGAAACCAGCAGCCTTATTGAGCGAACATACGGCTCGGCACTGCGAAAAAGCACAGAGGGTATTGTCGGAGTTCAACTCCGCAATGTTGTCACCCTTGGCGGAACAGTTGCAGGGAGGTATCCGTTTTCTGACATCCTGCCTGTACTGATGGCACTGGAGACCAACATCCACTTTGCAGAAAGCGGCAAGATAAGCCTTGAAAAATATATGACCGAAAAGGCTATAAGAGACGTAGTCGAAAAGATATCTATACCTAAAAATGGTCAGAAGGCAGGGTTTGCTTCTATGAGACATTCTGAAACAGACTATGCCATATTAAATGCTGCAGTCGGGATAAAAAACGGTGACTATAAGATATTCGTAGGCGCCCGACCGCAAAAAGCCGTTCGTGCTCCGGAGGCGGAAGATGTGCTGAACTCCGGCAGAAGCTTTGAGGATACAGGCAGAGCAGCGGCGGCAGAACTCATCTTCGGCGATAATACCAGAGGTTCCGCTGATTACCGTAAGGCAATATGCAAAGCAATCGTACAGCGTGCAGGCGAGGAGGCTATCAATGCAGTTTAA
- a CDS encoding xanthine dehydrogenase family protein molybdopterin-binding subunit — MRYIGKQVPKIDGIELVKGTPAYTSDLDINNNALTIKILRSPHPHAEIKNIDTSKAEALAGVECVLTYKNTTDIKFTLAGQSYPEPSPYDRSFLSKTLRYVGDEVAVVAAVDEKTAIKALGLIEVTYKVLEAVLDLDTALDNPVRVHNCDVHTNFDIGSQPERNVASTSYTEYGDIDKELDSSDAVIESTYRTQAQGHCMMETYRATASIDHNGRLQIMSSTQVPFHVRRHLSKILDIPKSKIKIIKPRLGGGFGGKQTASVEMFPAVVTWLTKKPSKIVYTRNETFSTTTSRHAMRLDVRLGAAKDGTIKVMDIHGLADAGAHGEHSPTVFFVVGHKTLPMYSKAKAGRYYGHALYTNKMPGGALRGYGATQGTFAQETAVNELAAKLKIDPAELRLKNLIKQGDKHPKLDGSEPGNPAQLASSTLQQCIKTGKEMIGWDKKYPAVKISSTKVRGYGMAVTMQGSGIAKIDTATVIVKLNDDGYFTLIHSASDMGQGSDTILSQMAAEVLEVDIDKIVNVSDNLDIAPYDPGAYASSGTYVTGNAVIKACEDMRRQILEAGAKFLGTEKDLLSYDGKIITDGDKSLTLDELAARLASFAGKDQLIARGTFGGDTSPPPFMAGFAEVEVDLQTGKCEVTDFVVVADCGTVINKSLARIQVEGGTAMGIGLALYEDVVHSGTGRMVSDSFMTYKIPCRKDIRNIRVAFEESNEPTGPYGAKSIGEVVNNTPAPAIAHAIYNATGVWHRTLPITPEKVLMGMLNK; from the coding sequence ATGCGATATATAGGCAAACAGGTGCCCAAGATCGACGGCATAGAACTTGTAAAGGGGACTCCCGCTTACACAAGCGATCTGGACATAAACAACAATGCGCTGACAATAAAAATACTCCGAAGCCCTCACCCGCACGCAGAGATAAAGAATATAGACACATCGAAAGCAGAAGCTCTCGCCGGAGTGGAATGTGTACTGACATATAAGAACACCACAGATATCAAGTTTACCCTTGCGGGACAGTCGTACCCCGAACCTTCGCCTTATGACAGAAGCTTTCTCAGCAAGACGCTCCGGTACGTCGGTGACGAAGTAGCAGTTGTAGCCGCCGTAGATGAAAAAACAGCAATCAAAGCGCTCGGGCTTATCGAGGTAACGTATAAAGTGCTCGAAGCTGTTCTTGACCTCGACACTGCTCTGGACAATCCTGTCAGGGTTCATAACTGCGATGTTCACACTAACTTCGACATAGGAAGCCAACCGGAAAGGAACGTTGCATCAACATCGTACACTGAATATGGCGACATCGATAAGGAACTCGACAGCTCTGATGCCGTAATAGAAAGCACATACAGAACACAGGCACAGGGTCACTGCATGATGGAGACCTACAGAGCTACAGCAAGCATTGACCACAACGGCAGACTGCAGATTATGAGCTCTACGCAGGTTCCCTTTCATGTGCGCAGACATCTCTCAAAGATACTGGATATACCAAAAAGTAAGATCAAAATAATAAAGCCTCGTCTGGGGGGCGGTTTCGGCGGGAAACAGACAGCAAGCGTTGAGATGTTCCCCGCTGTTGTAACATGGCTCACCAAAAAACCGTCAAAGATTGTCTACACCCGCAATGAAACTTTCAGCACAACCACAAGCAGGCACGCTATGCGTCTTGATGTGAGACTCGGCGCAGCCAAAGACGGTACGATAAAGGTAATGGACATACATGGGCTAGCCGATGCAGGAGCACACGGCGAACACTCCCCTACAGTTTTCTTTGTGGTGGGGCACAAAACCCTGCCGATGTACTCTAAGGCAAAAGCCGGCAGATATTACGGGCACGCACTATATACAAACAAAATGCCCGGCGGAGCTCTGCGAGGATACGGAGCAACACAGGGGACATTCGCACAGGAAACAGCAGTAAACGAGCTGGCTGCAAAACTGAAGATAGACCCTGCGGAACTCCGTCTCAAAAACCTTATAAAACAAGGGGACAAACACCCTAAGCTTGACGGCTCTGAACCGGGAAACCCCGCACAACTGGCAAGCAGTACTCTTCAGCAATGCATAAAAACAGGTAAGGAAATGATAGGCTGGGACAAAAAATATCCCGCCGTAAAAATAAGCAGTACAAAAGTCAGAGGCTACGGTATGGCTGTGACCATGCAGGGCTCTGGTATTGCAAAGATAGATACAGCAACGGTCATAGTCAAACTGAATGATGACGGCTATTTTACGCTGATACACTCTGCGTCCGACATGGGGCAGGGTTCAGATACCATACTGAGCCAGATGGCTGCAGAAGTTCTCGAAGTTGACATAGACAAAATAGTAAATGTCTCTGACAATCTGGACATAGCTCCATACGACCCCGGAGCTTATGCTTCAAGCGGAACGTATGTGACGGGAAATGCAGTTATAAAGGCATGTGAAGATATGCGCAGGCAGATACTCGAAGCCGGAGCGAAATTCCTCGGAACAGAAAAAGACTTGCTCTCGTACGATGGCAAAATAATAACTGACGGGGATAAAAGCCTTACCCTTGACGAGCTGGCAGCCAGACTTGCTTCTTTCGCAGGTAAAGACCAGCTTATAGCAAGAGGCACATTCGGCGGGGACACATCCCCTCCACCTTTTATGGCTGGCTTTGCCGAGGTGGAAGTTGACCTCCAGACAGGCAAATGCGAAGTTACAGACTTTGTTGTTGTTGCAGACTGCGGAACTGTCATAAATAAAAGCCTTGCCCGTATACAGGTCGAAGGCGGTACAGCAATGGGCATAGGGCTTGCACTTTACGAAGATGTCGTCCACTCAGGCACAGGACGGATGGTCTCTGACAGTTTCATGACTTACAAAATACCATGCAGAAAGGACATCCGGAACATTAGAGTGGCTTTTGAAGAGAGCAATGAACCGACCGGACCATACGGTGCAAAATCTATCGGAGAAGTTGTTAACAACACCCCTGCCCCAGCCATAGCCCATGCAATATACAACGCAACAGGCGTCTGGCACAGGACTCTCCCCATAACGCCGGAAAAAGTTCTGATGGGAATGCTGAATAAATGA
- the yqeC gene encoding selenium cofactor biosynthesis protein YqeC: MIFDITRGDTVAVIGAGGKTTLMKFLAGKIKTAGMKPLISTTTRLGKHQIDDEFDYLVQIKDEKALAPDMDTLLQKMKEYDITLLEADGAACKRLKGWQKDEPVIPKFATVTIGVVDISLIGQTASEENIHRSEIFTSLTGLHMGDRITVQTMAKLINHKDGMFRHSNHTANCIFCAKAETPEQLANGKKLLPMLKDNIRVFAGSAQKGSVLELRY; encoded by the coding sequence ATGATATTTGACATAACCAGAGGCGACACTGTCGCTGTGATCGGTGCTGGCGGAAAGACAACCCTGATGAAGTTCCTTGCGGGCAAGATAAAAACCGCAGGGATGAAACCGCTGATAAGCACTACAACGAGACTGGGCAAACACCAGATAGATGACGAATTCGACTATCTGGTTCAGATAAAAGATGAAAAAGCTCTCGCACCAGACATGGACACACTACTGCAAAAGATGAAAGAATACGACATTACGCTTCTGGAAGCTGACGGAGCCGCATGCAAAAGGCTCAAAGGCTGGCAGAAAGATGAGCCTGTTATCCCCAAGTTTGCTACTGTCACAATAGGCGTTGTCGACATAAGCCTGATCGGACAGACGGCATCAGAGGAAAATATCCACCGGAGTGAGATATTTACCAGTCTGACCGGACTGCATATGGGGGACAGGATAACTGTCCAGACAATGGCAAAGCTTATTAATCACAAAGACGGCATGTTCCGGCATTCGAACCACACTGCAAACTGTATCTTCTGCGCAAAGGCAGAGACACCGGAGCAGCTTGCCAATGGAAAGAAACTTCTCCCAATGCTCAAAGACAACATAAGAGTGTTCGCTGGAAGTGCGCAGAAAGGTTCTGTACTGGAGCTGAGATATTGA
- a CDS encoding multidrug effflux MFS transporter, translating into MINLEKNKALFITFLALLASTPPLSTDMYLSAIPQIADSWGVGKDLINLTLVLWFASFSVSILFAGPLSDKYGRKPVLIIGLAIFVISSFMCAFSQNAYQLIGFRIIQGAGAAAPSAIVMAVIRDRFAGRERQQAMAYVMTIVAVAPMLAPMIGAMLLEFASWRFIFAAQGALVFVTFMITFFFQESITEKLTTKLLKLLTRYTLHFKNREFMFASISMGLLPLPFYGFIAFSPIYYISIHGLSARAFGLLFGLNALCSMAGAYSSPRIVKKLSDKRTITFSIIGCMIGGIGVILFAGLHYLFFFIFMALFSYSVGVSRPLSGSLILGLVKTDVGSASSFLVFYQFISGAVAMSFVTLHWADPVLFYGSLTALTSAVVLILWLWIEKTLNPEN; encoded by the coding sequence ATGATTAATCTTGAGAAAAATAAAGCTTTATTTATAACATTCCTCGCTCTGCTGGCATCGACGCCACCACTATCAACTGACATGTACCTATCAGCAATTCCGCAGATAGCTGATAGCTGGGGCGTTGGGAAAGACCTGATAAACCTGACACTGGTTTTGTGGTTTGCCTCATTCAGTGTGTCTATACTTTTTGCCGGACCGCTCTCTGATAAATATGGGCGTAAACCTGTTCTTATTATTGGTTTAGCGATTTTTGTTATTTCATCGTTTATGTGCGCCTTCTCCCAGAATGCTTATCAGCTCATAGGCTTTCGTATTATACAGGGTGCAGGAGCCGCCGCTCCGTCCGCAATAGTGATGGCGGTTATACGTGACAGATTTGCCGGCAGAGAGAGACAGCAGGCGATGGCATATGTTATGACCATTGTAGCTGTTGCACCGATGTTAGCGCCTATGATAGGTGCTATGCTGCTGGAGTTTGCGAGCTGGCGGTTTATCTTTGCTGCGCAGGGGGCTCTGGTCTTCGTAACATTTATGATTACATTCTTTTTTCAGGAATCTATTACAGAAAAGCTTACTACAAAACTGTTGAAGCTGCTTACAAGGTATACTCTGCACTTCAAAAACAGAGAATTTATGTTTGCCAGCATAAGTATGGGGCTTCTTCCTCTTCCATTTTACGGTTTTATAGCATTTTCACCGATATACTACATCTCTATACACGGTTTATCAGCAAGAGCCTTTGGTCTTCTATTTGGATTAAATGCACTTTGCAGTATGGCGGGGGCATATTCTTCACCGCGCATAGTTAAAAAGCTCAGTGACAAAAGAACAATAACTTTTTCTATCATAGGCTGTATGATTGGGGGGATTGGGGTTATCTTATTTGCTGGTTTGCACTATCTCTTCTTTTTTATATTCATGGCACTGTTTTCATATTCGGTTGGTGTGAGCAGACCTCTGAGTGGTTCGTTGATACTTGGTCTCGTGAAAACTGATGTTGGTTCTGCGTCTTCTTTTCTGGTTTTCTATCAGTTTATATCAGGTGCCGTTGCCATGTCGTTTGTGACTCTGCACTGGGCAGACCCTGTTCTTTTCTACGGTTCATTAACAGCGCTTACGTCTGCTGTCGTGCTTATCCTATGGCTTTGGATAGAAAAAACTCTGAATCCCGAGAACTGA